One stretch of Roseimicrobium sp. ORNL1 DNA includes these proteins:
- a CDS encoding DUF1801 domain-containing protein, translating to MNPKVDAFLKKAKTWREEFEAMREIILTLPLTEELKWGKPCYTFQDSNVLIIQGFKEYCALMFCRGALLKDTKGLLIKPGENTQAARQMRFTSAREITKLAPTIKSYIREAMDAHEAGLEVQYKETSEFPVPDELTKALAKNSKLKAAFEALTPGRQRGYLLHFAAAKQSKTRESRIEKCAPLILKGKGLQDRE from the coding sequence ATGAATCCCAAGGTCGATGCCTTCTTGAAGAAAGCCAAAACGTGGCGGGAGGAATTTGAGGCGATGCGGGAGATCATCCTCACCCTTCCGCTGACCGAAGAACTCAAGTGGGGCAAACCTTGCTACACGTTTCAAGACAGCAACGTCCTCATCATTCAGGGCTTCAAAGAATACTGCGCCCTCATGTTCTGCAGAGGCGCTCTTCTGAAGGACACCAAGGGACTCCTCATCAAACCTGGGGAGAACACCCAGGCCGCACGTCAGATGCGCTTCACCAGCGCCCGCGAAATCACCAAACTCGCGCCCACGATCAAGTCCTACATCCGTGAAGCCATGGACGCCCATGAGGCCGGTCTGGAAGTGCAATACAAGGAGACCTCCGAGTTCCCCGTGCCCGACGAACTGACGAAGGCGCTGGCGAAAAACTCCAAACTAAAAGCCGCCTTCGAAGCACTCACCCCCGGAAGACAGCGCGGCTACCTCCTCCACTTCGCCGCCGCCAAACAATCCAAGACCCGCGAGTCCCGCATCGAGAAATGCGCACCGCTTATTCTCAAAGGCAAGGGGCTTCAGGATCGAGAGTGA
- a CDS encoding DUF4256 domain-containing protein, with translation MAGTGTKKKLSPDQREALLSTLRARFDKHPNRHKGITWSEVQAKLEASSDKLWSLSEMERTGGEPDVVGRDKKTGEFIFFDCSAESPTGRRSTCFDREGWESRKEARPENTAMDMATEMGIELLTEEQYRELQKLGKFDLKTSSWVQTPPEIRKLGGALFCDRRYDHVFTYHNGAQSYYAARAFRGSLRI, from the coding sequence ATGGCAGGAACTGGAACCAAAAAGAAACTGTCCCCCGACCAACGCGAAGCCCTGCTCAGCACTCTACGAGCCCGCTTCGACAAGCACCCGAACCGCCACAAGGGCATCACATGGTCCGAGGTGCAGGCAAAACTCGAAGCCAGCTCCGACAAGCTGTGGTCCCTCAGCGAAATGGAACGCACCGGTGGCGAGCCCGACGTCGTGGGTCGTGACAAGAAAACCGGCGAGTTCATCTTCTTCGACTGCTCCGCCGAAAGCCCCACCGGTCGCCGCAGCACCTGCTTCGATCGCGAAGGCTGGGAATCCAGGAAAGAAGCCAGACCGGAAAACACCGCCATGGACATGGCCACCGAGATGGGCATTGAGCTCCTCACAGAGGAGCAATACCGCGAGCTGCAAAAACTCGGGAAGTTCGACCTGAAAACATCGAGCTGGGTGCAGACTCCTCCCGAGATTCGGAAACTCGGCGGCGCCCTCTTCTGTGATCGTCGCTATGATCACGTCTTCACCTATCACAACGGCGCGCAATCCTACTACGCCGCCCGTGCCTTCCGCGGATCGCTAAGGATCTGA
- a CDS encoding lysophospholipid acyltransferase family protein translates to MKLRIKLPKKFRLKRPGKAVAWLIRVLGNTLRFRFINHAGMAYPTDERHIWVFWHNRMFLIPYLRETLIPGQEGAFLTSPSGDGQVIADACSDFKLKPVRGSSSRRGAQAMVELANYVKSGHDIGITPDGPRGPKYQMNLGVIKLAQLTGGKLMPVHIRFDRAIRFRTWDGFLLPLPFSGVEVEFAKPFTVPRRMTEEECEAQRAALEKIMVEGTHEEL, encoded by the coding sequence GTGAAGCTCCGCATCAAACTCCCCAAAAAATTCCGTCTCAAACGTCCCGGCAAGGCTGTCGCCTGGCTCATCCGCGTATTGGGCAACACCCTGCGTTTCCGTTTCATCAATCACGCCGGCATGGCGTACCCCACGGATGAGCGGCACATCTGGGTCTTCTGGCACAACCGCATGTTCCTCATCCCGTACCTGCGGGAGACCCTCATCCCCGGACAGGAGGGCGCCTTCCTCACCAGCCCCAGCGGCGATGGCCAGGTGATTGCGGATGCCTGCTCGGATTTCAAACTCAAACCCGTGCGCGGCAGCAGCTCCCGACGTGGCGCCCAGGCCATGGTCGAACTGGCGAACTACGTGAAGAGCGGACACGACATCGGCATCACCCCGGATGGTCCGCGCGGCCCGAAGTACCAGATGAACCTGGGCGTCATCAAGCTCGCCCAGCTCACCGGCGGCAAGCTCATGCCCGTGCACATCCGCTTCGACCGCGCCATCCGCTTCCGCACCTGGGACGGCTTCCTCCTCCCCCTGCCCTTCAGCGGCGTGGAGGTGGAGTTTGCTAAACCCTTCACCGTCCCCCGCCGCATGACCGAAGAGGAATGCGAGGCCCAGCGTGCCGCTCTTGAGAAGATCATGGTCGAAGGCACCCACGAGGAATTGTAA
- the xylB gene encoding xylulokinase, with translation MSSLFLGIDSGTQSTKAIVLDLESGQIVAHAHRKYDLIEGLPAGHLEQHPSEWITAVEGCISECVEHLGDRRKDIAGIGVSGQQHGLVVLDKEDQIVRPAKLWCDTSTAPQCEQIAHEFGGQPGCIALAGNAILPGYTIPKLLWLKQNEPQNFAKVTSILLPHDYINFWLSGVKRMEYGDASGTGILDVRQRTWNREICDFVDERVLSMLPPLGSSQEVHGTIRPELAKKWGLNDNVIVSAGGGDNMMGAIGTGNVKPGIITASFGTSGTLYGVADAPVVDGQAEVAAFCDSNDLWLPLVCTMNVTVVTEQVREMFGWTIPQLEAAAAEALPGAEGILFLPYLNGERTPNLPNGTGVIHGLRPGNMTPRNLARAAMEGATLGLAYGLQRFRELGMNPAEIRLTGGGSQSKAWRQLAADIFNAEVVTLATAEGAALGSAIQAAFALLKRDGKATNIEELTSRLVTLDESTRCRPDPARVALYAEKLEQFSQLTQRLREVEYL, from the coding sequence ATGTCCTCCCTTTTCCTCGGCATCGACAGCGGCACACAGAGCACCAAGGCCATTGTGCTCGACCTTGAGTCCGGCCAGATCGTCGCCCACGCCCATCGCAAGTATGACCTCATCGAGGGCCTACCCGCAGGCCACCTTGAGCAGCACCCCTCCGAGTGGATTACCGCCGTGGAAGGCTGCATCAGCGAGTGCGTCGAGCACCTCGGCGACAGACGGAAGGACATCGCCGGCATCGGCGTGAGCGGCCAGCAGCACGGCCTCGTCGTGCTGGACAAGGAGGACCAGATCGTCCGCCCCGCCAAGCTCTGGTGCGATACCTCCACCGCGCCGCAGTGCGAGCAGATCGCGCATGAGTTCGGCGGCCAGCCCGGCTGCATCGCCCTCGCGGGAAATGCCATCCTCCCCGGCTACACCATCCCGAAACTCCTTTGGCTGAAACAAAACGAGCCGCAGAACTTCGCCAAGGTCACCTCCATCCTGCTGCCGCATGACTACATCAACTTCTGGCTCTCCGGCGTGAAGCGCATGGAGTACGGCGACGCCAGCGGCACCGGCATCCTCGATGTCCGCCAGCGCACCTGGAACCGCGAGATCTGTGACTTCGTGGATGAGCGCGTGCTCAGCATGCTGCCTCCCCTCGGCTCCTCCCAGGAAGTGCACGGCACCATCCGCCCTGAGCTCGCGAAGAAGTGGGGTCTCAATGACAACGTGATCGTCAGCGCCGGCGGTGGCGACAACATGATGGGCGCCATCGGCACCGGGAACGTGAAGCCCGGCATCATCACCGCCAGCTTCGGCACCAGCGGCACCCTCTACGGTGTGGCGGATGCCCCCGTGGTGGACGGCCAGGCTGAAGTCGCCGCTTTCTGCGACAGCAACGATCTCTGGCTCCCGCTCGTGTGCACCATGAACGTGACCGTCGTGACCGAGCAGGTGCGCGAGATGTTCGGCTGGACCATCCCCCAGCTCGAAGCCGCCGCCGCCGAGGCCCTTCCCGGCGCGGAAGGCATTCTCTTCCTCCCCTATCTCAACGGCGAGCGCACGCCGAACCTGCCCAATGGCACCGGCGTGATCCACGGCCTGCGCCCCGGAAACATGACCCCGCGCAATCTCGCTCGCGCCGCCATGGAAGGCGCCACGCTGGGCCTCGCGTATGGCCTGCAGCGCTTCCGCGAACTCGGCATGAATCCCGCCGAAATCCGTCTCACCGGCGGCGGCTCGCAGAGCAAAGCATGGCGCCAGCTTGCCGCGGATATCTTCAACGCCGAAGTCGTCACCCTCGCCACCGCCGAAGGCGCTGCTCTCGGCTCCGCCATCCAGGCCGCCTTCGCCCTGCTGAAGCGCGACGGCAAAGCCACGAACATCGAGGAACTCACCTCGCGCCTCGTGACACTCGACGAAAGCACCCGCTGCCGTCCGGACCCCGCCCGGGTCGCACTCTATGCCGAGAAGCTGGAGCAGTTCAGCCAGCTCACGCAGCGTCTGCGCGAGGTGGAGTATCTTTGA
- a CDS encoding VOC family protein, with amino-acid sequence MVSKLLHTRYRVTDLEKTISFYKDVLGLEEVKRHKSPRGSELVFLKAPESEELIEICSYPASGPVVVGPDLTHLAFEVKDLESFAKHAASKGYPLSDGPTKSSSGVFAFIDAPEGYEVELIEYQS; translated from the coding sequence ATGGTTTCAAAACTTCTACATACCCGGTATCGAGTGACCGACCTGGAGAAGACCATTTCCTTCTACAAGGACGTGCTCGGGCTCGAAGAGGTGAAGCGGCACAAGTCCCCGCGCGGGTCTGAGCTGGTCTTCCTGAAGGCTCCGGAGAGCGAGGAGCTCATCGAAATCTGCAGCTACCCGGCGAGCGGCCCGGTGGTGGTGGGGCCTGACCTCACCCACCTGGCCTTTGAAGTGAAGGACCTGGAGTCTTTCGCCAAGCACGCGGCCTCCAAGGGCTACCCTCTCTCCGACGGTCCCACGAAGAGCAGCAGCGGAGTTTTTGCATTCATTGATGCCCCGGAAGGATACGAGGTTGAACTCATTGAGTATCAATCCTAG
- a CDS encoding BrnT family toxin, protein MEFDWLDVPFDLSQLPPKDIEETFEDPFALKFLPDGESDRPREARYFSLGKSLAGKGIFSIFWTDGKRYRVILSRPMTPEEEHFYERKKSEDL, encoded by the coding sequence ATGGAATTTGACTGGCTAGACGTCCCATTTGACCTCTCCCAATTGCCCCCCAAGGACATTGAGGAGACGTTCGAGGACCCTTTTGCCCTCAAATTTTTGCCGGATGGTGAAAGTGACAGGCCGCGTGAGGCACGGTATTTCTCCCTCGGCAAATCCCTCGCCGGAAAGGGCATTTTCAGCATCTTCTGGACGGACGGGAAACGCTACCGTGTCATCCTGTCGCGTCCCATGACTCCTGAGGAGGAGCATTTCTACGAGCGGAAGAAATCTGAGGACCTCTAA
- a CDS encoding CopG family antitoxin, protein MKSIRSWSDLPHFDSEEDEAKYWSEHQLDARLMQSSMHRPDVRESTTITLRFDPRMLSRIKRIARRRYLNYQSMIKQWLSERMEEEMKD, encoded by the coding sequence ATGAAATCCATCCGGTCCTGGAGCGACCTCCCGCACTTCGATTCCGAGGAGGATGAGGCGAAATACTGGTCAGAGCACCAGCTGGATGCCCGGCTCATGCAGAGCTCCATGCACCGCCCGGATGTCAGGGAGAGCACGACGATCACCCTGCGCTTTGATCCGCGCATGCTCAGCCGCATCAAGCGTATCGCCCGCCGCCGTTATCTGAACTACCAGAGCATGATCAAGCAGTGGCTCAGTGAGCGGATGGAAGAGGAAATGAAGGACTAG
- a CDS encoding VanZ family protein, whose protein sequence is MLRRPGLWFTAVAIWFVALFLLSNQSALQPPGPEFENRDKVYHVGYFALGSLCLFVGLRLKNPARSVLKTALLVLLFAAFVGAFDEFHQSFIPNRSGNDLGDWLADASGGIIGSLAGMVLLCMPGIRLKQKQPCEP, encoded by the coding sequence ATGCTTCGCCGCCCCGGTCTTTGGTTCACAGCTGTCGCCATTTGGTTTGTCGCGCTGTTCTTGCTGTCCAACCAGTCCGCGTTGCAGCCGCCGGGCCCCGAGTTCGAGAACCGCGACAAGGTCTATCATGTCGGGTATTTCGCGCTGGGGTCGCTCTGTCTCTTCGTGGGATTGCGACTGAAAAATCCTGCCCGGAGTGTGCTGAAGACTGCGCTGCTGGTGCTGCTTTTCGCGGCATTCGTGGGGGCGTTTGATGAATTTCACCAGAGTTTCATTCCGAACCGGAGTGGCAATGATTTGGGAGACTGGCTGGCAGATGCGTCGGGTGGGATCATCGGCTCGCTGGCAGGCATGGTGCTTCTGTGCATGCCGGGCATCCGGTTGAAACAAAAGCAGCCTTGCGAACCCTGA